Sequence from the Methylicorpusculum oleiharenae genome:
GCAACCTTAGGCAATGATCCAGAAAATACACCAGGTATAATGCTTCAATCAGTCGTAGATATAAAACACATAAATAGGACGCCAGAAGGAAGTATTACACTTACAGGACCATCTCATAAATTTTTCGTTATATCGTCTACGGAGGTTCCGAGAGGTAGGTGGCCCAATATTCCGGTAGTTGTCCAACATTCTGTCGGTATATCTTTTGGTTTGCAGTTTGTAAAAAAAGACCGAAGTCCAGTCAATATAAGTAGCACAGAAGCTATGCTCAGTTGCTTTTCCTCAACTCCTGAAGAGACAACACGTTTAGTTAGGCGCTTGAAGAAACTCGGGTTTAATGCTGTTCAGAAAGAGATAGATGTATAGTAAAGTAATGCTAACAATGGGCTCCACAGGATTCGCTCGCTGCGTTCGCTCTCCTGTGAGCCCGGGCGTTAGGCGTTCTGGATTACACATCCGATAAATGAGGAGTTAATTATGCTATCAACAAAAAGTCGATCTTCTGTGCTGTTCAGTGTGTGTTTTCTGTTATCAGGATGTGCTTCGATGGAGGCAGTTCAAAAATATGCCGACTCTAGCCGAAGCACGATAGAGAGCGTGAGACCTGTTGCAGAGGATTTTCAAGCTTCCTGCATGAGAGCGAATAGCGCAAAGCCACTTGCTTATTACAGTCAATGCAGCACCGAGCAGGATGTATCTAAAGCCATCTTAATGGTTTCCAACGTTCTAGCGGATTATGGAGCAGCTTTGGGATCACTCGCAGCAGATGAACTTGTAAATTACGACAAGGATATTGATGGACTCACTGAAGAAATCAAAAAACTTAAGGTAAAAGGCATTGAAGATGCAAAGGTTAGTGCGATAGGAAGCTTGGCGAAATTCATTGCAAAGGCTGCAACTAGTGCTTATCAACAGAAACAAGTAAAAACATTTTTGAACGAAAGCAATAGCTCATTGGTAAGCGTTACCAATACTCTCGCTGATGTAATAAATACGAACTATTCAGAGGCCATTAAATTAGAGATAACTTCTTGGGAGGACTCTTACCAGCGAGTTGAACGGGTTGCTAGAAACAGCAATCCTCTTGAATGGGAGTCTTATTCCAAGGCTCAATGGAAAACTAGAGTCGAGCTTTCAGAAAAACTCAAAGCAGCAAAAAACCTTTCAGAAAGTATAAATAAAATTGGAGCTACACATACCAAGCTTAAAAATGACGCTAATGATCTAACAGGTAAGGAAGTGGCAGCGATGGTCAAGTCATTTGTCAACGATACCACACCTGTTATCAAAGAGATTAAGAAAGCATTCGCTGAATAAGGGGAGCAACCATGGAAAAAAAACTTAGTGCTAACGAAGTATTTGAGTTGTCAAAAGCGTTTCATAATTTGTCGTCTGTTTTGGGACATTATCGTTACGATCATTGGGAGGACTTAACTCCGAGTCAACGCAGTGATTTAGAAAACAAACAATGGACTTTGTTTAACATATCAAGTGATTTAAACGCTAAATCTGTCCTATTGAAGGTTAAGCTCATCGAACAAGACTTACAAACCTTGCAATCCGCTACAAATGCCATGCAGGAAGTGGCACAAAAAATACAGGATATTAAGCACGGTATAAGAATAGCTACTAAAGCTATCGCATTTGGCGGTGCGATTTATGTAGGAGCATCCACCGGCAATGTTGGACTAATCGTATCAGCAGCATCTGATTTGATAAGTGAAATAAATGCCTAACGAAACGAATAAGGTTAGATTGTGTGAGTAACGCGAACCACAATCTGAACCGATTGTTGGACAAGCCCGGTGATCACAGTGCTGACGGTATGCTTTATATAAGAAAATAGCTTTTCGGAGTTCTGGGGTAGCGAAGGCCTGGTTACCGCTTCAAGACCCAGAACTCACATAGGAGTGGTGACCTATCGCTTCGATGGCATCGGAAGGCCGCTTTTGGGGGTATTTTAGCCCTAATTTTGGCCGAACGAAGCTGTCGGCCTTGGAAAGGCCGATGATCGTATGGTGGGTTATGTTAATCGTTTACATAGCCTGTGGCACCCTCAACCCGGTTGGCCGGCGGGCATTGTCTGGCTGCGTAAGATCGGCAGGATGCGCGTTTTCACAATCCGCATTTCTCCGCCGCAGCAGGCGCAGGTGAGTACCGGCCGTTTTCTCAGCCATGCCAGCGCCCGGTTTGGATTCAAGCCAAGCAGGTATTGCAACAATCCAATCAGCCGTTTGCTGTTGGGATGCAAAAAGCCGAAGTTGCGGGTGCGCCTGAAGCCCTTGGGTAAGACATGCCGGAGAATCAGCCACAGGAATTGGGCGCCGGGCAGCGTTCGAGTCCGCATTTGGCGGGTTTTACTGTCTTGGTAGCGAAACGTCACTTGGCCGTCCCGGCAGGCGACAATGTCTTTTTCCTGGATGACGCCTTTATAAAGATAGCGTCCGAGATAAACCAACGCCTTATCGCCACTGCCGACGGACTTGACGTCGACGACCCATTTTTCGGGATACCGGTGCGGCAGATCAAGTCCCGCTTGAGTGATCGCTTCGAGCAGTTTAGCGCGAAAGACCTTGGCCAATGCCTTGTGGTTGAACAAGTAGCCGGTTTGTTTTTTGTCTTGGCCTTTTTTGCCGCGTTTGGTTCGCCACAGGCGCTTTTCCGTATCAATGGCCGCCGCCGGTATCACGCAATGGACATGCGGGTGGTAGTCGAGACGGCGGGAATGGGTGTGTAGTACCGTGATAGCGCCGGCATTGCCTTTGAGCTGCGGGTCGTTTTGCGTGAAGGTTTTCAGTGTCTCCCAGCTACAGCCGGTCATCAAGCTGTAAAGGGTACGTTGCTGTTGCCAGGCCAGCGCCCTGAGTTCCTTGGGCAAGGTGAAGGTCACCAAAAAATACTCGGCGGGCACCTGCCTTTGCAATTGCCTTTCCAACCATTGTTGAGATTCGTGAGACTGGCAATGCGGGCAGTTTCGATGGCCGCAGGAATGCGGGACGAAGCGTTGGCTATCGCAGTCATCGCATTTCGCCAGCATGACGGGACTTTGCGAGGTGCGACAGTGCTTCATGGCGGCTAGTGCTTGCCGGTGACTGGGCAACAGCGAATCTTGATAATGCCCAAGCAAGTCGGCTTCGAAGGTTTCGATGACGGTGGATAGTAAAATCATCTGACCTTCCCCCAGTCGATGGCAAAGCCATTCATCAAGGCATTGATCAGTTGGTTGGCGTTCTGATTCGTGCCATCGGTCAGGTGGGTATAGCGGGCGGTAGTGAGGATACTGTGGTGGCCGAGGATTTTCTGCACTTCCAGCAGATCGACGCCGGCTTCGATCAGATGGGTGGCGTAGCTGTGACGGAGACAATGCGGGCTAATCTTTTTTTTAAGCCGCAATCTTGCGCGACTTGGCGCAATGTGGCTTGCACGCCGCCGCGATCCAGCGGCGTGATCGCCTGGCCTGCCCCATTCAAGCCGCCGTGGCGGTTGGGAAACAGCAGGACCGGATTGCGATGGACTTTCCAGAAACGGCGAAGCAAATCCAATGTCACCGCCGGCAAAGGGACAAGTCTGTCCTTGTTGCCCTTGGCATCGCGGATATGCACGCGCTGGCGTTCGGCGTCTATATCGCCCACTTGCAGCCGCAAGCCCTCGCCGAGGCGTAGGCCAAGACTGTAGAGCGTAAAAAAGAAGACTCGGTAACTGAGCGTACGAGTGGCCGAGAAAAGCTGCCGCGCCTCTTCCACGGTCACGATGTCCGGCAAACGTTGGGCTCTGGGCGGTTTGATCAGACCGGGAGCGACCCAGGGTTTACGCAGCACATGGATATAATAGAATTTAAGGCCGTAGAGATCGAGTTTGACCGAACTCCAGGAATGAGACGCCAGCAAATCGGTGAAATAATCGGTCAACTGCGCTTCGGACAGGTTCTCAATCTGTTCGTCGAAATACTCGCCGACGCGGCGAATAGCACGGGCGTAAGCCTCTATCGTCTTTGGCTGGAGCCCTTTGAGTTTAAGGTGTTTAAGATGGGTTTGATAGTTTTGCTTGAAAGGGGATTCGGAAGATGTTGTCATTGACGCGTAACCTCATGATTCGTAGTGGAATGTTCCCTCGGAATGAGGGCTTGAGGTTACATTTTATAAAATACCAGGCGCCGCGACTCTTCTCCGCGTTAGCGGCTTCGTCCAACAATACGCTCAAGCCGACCCACTCCCGCTACGCTCCAGCGGTCGGCTTAGCTCTAAGTTAGAAATAATCGGGGTATCGAATGAAAAATGGGGTCATCATTGTTCTCCTGCTCATCGTTATATGGTTATCAGTGGTAGTCATTCGCTTAGAGAATTTCAGATATGCTACTCAAGTAGGTTTTTGCGGTGATAAACCCACTGTTTCATTGTTCGCAGAAGATAGGTATCAATGTCTTAAGAAGGTTCAAACCCGCACGAATTCTTTAGCCCATTTATTTTTTGCACTAGCGGGTGATTTTTGAATTTTATTTCTAACGAATAAGGTTAGATTGTGTGAGTAACGCGAACCACAATCTGAACCGATTGTTGGACAAGCCCGGTGATCACAGTGCTGACGGTATGCTTTATATAAGAAAATAGCTTTTCGGAGTTCTGGGGTAGCGAAGGCCTGGTTACCGCTTCAAGACCCAGAACTCACATAGGAGTGGTGACCTATCGCTTCGATGGCATCGGAAGGCCGCTTTTGGGGGTATTTTAGCCCTAATTTTGGCCGAACGAAGCTGTCGGCCTTGGAAAGGCCGATGATCGTATGGTGGGTTATGTTAATCGTTTACATAGCCTGTGGCACCCTCAACCCGGTTGGCCGGCGGGCATTGTCTGGCTGCGTAAGATCGGCAGGATGCGCGTTTTCACAATCCGCATTTCTCCGCCGCAGCAGGCGCAGGTGAGTACCGGCCGTTTTCTCAGCCATGCCAGCGCCCGGTTTGGATTCAAGCCAAGCAGGTATTGCAACAATCCAATCAGCCGTTTGCTGTTGGGATGCAAAAAGCCGAAGTTGCGGGTGCGCCTGAAGCCCTTGGGTAAGACATGCCGGAGAATCAGCCACAGGAATTGGGCGCCGGGCAGCGTTCGAGTCCGCATTTGGCGGGTTTTACTGTCTTGGTAGCGAAACGTCACTTGGCCGTCCCGGCAGGCGACAATGTCTTTTTCCTGGATGACGCCTTTATAAAGATAGCGTCCGAGATAAACCAACGCCTTATCGCCACTGCCGACGGACTTGACGTCGACGACCCATTTTTCGGGATACCGGTGCGGCAGATCAAGTCCCGCTTGAGTGATCGCTTCGAGCAGTTTAGCGCGAAAGACCTTGGCCAATGCCTTGTGGTTGAACAAGTAGCCGGTTTGTTTTTTGTCTTGGCCTTTTTTGCCGCGTTTGGTTCGCCACAGGCGCTTTTCCGTATCAATGGCCGCCGCCGGTATCACGCAATGGACATGCGGGTGGTAGTCGAGACGGCGGGAATGGGTGTGTAGTACCGTGATAGCGCCGGCATTGCCTTTGAGCTGCGGGTCGTTTTGCGTGAAGGTTTTCAGTGTCTCCCAGCTACAGCCGGTCATCAAGCTGTAAAGGGTACGTTGCTGTTGCCAGGCCAGCGCCCTGAGTTCCTTGGGCAAGGTGAAGGTCACCAAAAAATACTCGGCGGGCACCTGCCTTTGCAATTGCCTTTCCAACCATTGTTGAGATTCGTGAGACTGGCAATGCGGGCAGTTTCGATGGCCGCAGGAATGCGGGACGAAGCGTTGGCTATCGCAGTCATCGCATTTCGCCAGCATGACGGGACTTTGCGAGGTGCGACAGTGCTTCATGGCGGCTAGTGCTTGCCGGTGACTGGGCAACAGCGAATCTTGATAATGCCCAAGCAAGTCGGCTTCGAAGGTTTCGATGACGGTGGATAGTAAAATCATCTGACCTTCCCCCAGTCGATGGCAAAGCCATTCATCAAGGCATTGATCAGTTGGTTGGCGTTCTGATTCGTGCCATCGGTCAGGTGGGTATAGCGGGCGGTAGTGAGGATACTGTGGTGGCCGAGGATTTTCTGCACTTCCAGCAGATCGACGCCGGCTTCGATCAGATGGGTGGCGTAGCTGTGACGGAGACAATGCGGGCTAATCTTTTTTTTAAGCCGCAATCTTGCGCGACTTGGCGCAATGTGGCTTGCACGCCGCCGCGATCCAGCGGCGTGATCGCCTGGCCTGCCCCATTCAAGCCGCCGTGGCGGTTGGGAAACAGCAGGACCGGATTGCGATGGACTTTCCAGAAACGGCGAAGCAAATCCAATGTCACCGCCGGCAAAGGGACAAGTCTGTCCTTGTTGCCCTTGGCATCGCGGATATGCACGCGCTGGCGTTCGGCGTCTATATCGCCCACTTGCAGCCGCAAGCCCTCGCCGAGGCGTAGGCCAAGACTGTAGAGCGTAAAAAAGAAGACTCGGTAACTGAGCGTACGAGTGGCCGAGAAAAGCTGCCGCGCCTCTTCCACGGTCACGATGTCCGGCAAACGTTGGGCTCTGGGCGGTTTGATCAGACCGGGAGCGACCCAGGGTTTACGCAGCACATGGATATAATAGAATTTAAGGCCGTAGAGATCGAGTTTGACCGAACTCCAGGAATGAGACGCCAGCAAATCGGTGAAATAATCGGTCAACTGCGCTTCGGACAGGTTCTCAATCTGTTCGTCGAAATACTCGCCGACGCGGCGAATAGCACGGGCGTAAGCCTCTATCGTCTTTGGCTGGAGCCCTTTGAGTTTAAGGTGTTTAAGATGGGTTTGATAGTTTTGCTTGAAAGGGGATTCGGAAGATGTTGTCATTGACGCGTAACCTCATGATTCGTAGTGGAATGTTCCCTCGGAATGAGGGCTTGAGGTTACATTTTATAAAATACCAGGCGCCGCGACTCTTCTCCGCGTTAGCGGCTTCGTCCAACCCGTCGCTCAACCGGAGCGCGGTTATACTACGGGTTCATTTTTCAGCTTTCCGTGTCGCGCCCGGTTACCTTGATCGTTAGATGGCAGCTAATGCACATGAAACCGCCTCCTCACGTTCATAACGTTCCGCAGTGGGAAGAGCACTGCAGAATGATCCGTGCGCGTGCGCTCGACCTTATGGAGGGGCGGATGAGCGTTATCGAATCAGCTCGGGCCCTCTCCAAGTTGACGCATTGGTCGGGACTGAGTAACGATCCGGACCTGACCGTCTTCATCGCCATCGATTTTGAGACTGACACTCTGCCTGTCGGAGAATTACGCAAATACTGGGCATCACGCGCACTCGAACGCGAGGACGTCGAGATTGCGAAGGCAGAAGATTTGTATCGTTCCATTGCCATTGAATCAGCTCAACGACTGGCTGAACGATTCGAGTGGTCCCTCGAAGCGAGAGCAACCCGAAGGAACCTTGGCCATGCTGTCTAACAACACGCTCAACGCCGACCGCCAACAGGCTAGAGCCTGTTGGCCGACACCGCGCGTGCGCGATGCCGGCGGTTTGCGTGAGCGATGGGCAGCAAGCCAATGACGCCCGAAGATCGACTTGAAGTTCAATTTACCATCACGTCTGACGAGGCAATTGTCCTGTTTGAATTTCTTCAACGCTTCAGCAACACGGATAAATTGGTCATTGAGGATCAAGCTGAAGAACGAGCACTCTGGAACCTCTGCTGCGTTTTTGAAACGAACCTAGCCATGCCGTTTGACAAAGACTATCCGGATTTTTTGCGTGAAGCGCGGGAGCGGTTGCGCGATGAACCCTAGTTTGCCGCCTAACTTGGCGCTCAACCTCGCTCCTTTCAGTCGCTGGACGCTGCGCGATAAAGCCGCGCAGCGCCGGTTAGCTCTACGTTGAATGTCAGCTCATTGGCCGCCTGCCGACATTAAGCGCAAACCTTCGACCGTCAAGTACGGGTCACTATGGATAGCTATCCATAAATAACGACCCCTATGTATAGTGCCCAACTATGAATAGATGGGATTTATTTCGACGTTTACCCCACCAACCACTAGCTGTTGCCAGTGGAGTGCTACACATAGTTTTAATGCTTGGCGGGCTGCGTAAACTCCTTCCCTGTTGGACGATAGCTTTAATGGATGAAATTCACGGCGTCATTAATGCAAGTTAGGCATGAAATCATAAAAAACGGGAGCGAATTTGCACTCAATCAGTTGTCTGCATGAGTGAAGGTTGGCAGAGGTCGTTGAAATTTCGGAAGCGAATAAATCTTCACCTCAGAAATTCGGTAAAACTATGTAAAGCTTCTGAGCTGAGGGGTGTTTGAAACTCCAGTGAAACCAGCCTTTGCCGCAGATGGAAATTTACGGCTATACATAGTTGCACACTATACATAGGGGGCGTAACAAGACGGTATAATCCAACCCAACCAAGCCAAGAGCTATCCGACAGTCAAATTCCAACCACTTGATCAAGTTCAATGATCAAGATTGTCGGCCTTCATTCCAACTTCATTTTGCAGATAGCCGTTTATCTACCATCGCCTTTTCGTTCTCTTTGATAGGCGGCCCTGTCATCTTCAAAAGCGCTATCGATACTCCGCAAGCCATCAGTAAGTGATTGAACCTTTTTTTCTTCGGCAGGCGCGGCTTCAGGATCTTCAATCAAAACAGCGCGAAAACCCTTTTTCATAAAAGCTTCAATCCGTGCTTTGATCACAAGCGGCAATTGCATGGCGAAGAAATCGAATTGCTGTGAAGCGCGTTCGATTAGGGTTTGCGCCTGATTATTTTCAGAATCAGGAGCGGCTCCCTCATTATTTGCCATTGCCGCTCCTGCTATCAAAAGTAGCGATAAGATTAACCCGTGATTAATCAATAAAGCAACGCCACGGCTCATCAATAATTAACATGAATAGACACCGGAACAGATAATTCCTTGGCGTCATCCATGGCAATGATAGTCACTTTGGCAGACTGGGGTTGTCCGGATTTGCTGAAACTGATCCGGTAGGATGTTGAGCCAATCGGTTGGTCGTTTACCCGCCACGAATAACCAATAACTTTGCCGTCAGGATCGGTGCATTTTGATTCAACATAGACAACAAATGAATTTGGTTTTGAGATCAATTCACAGGTGGGCAATTGGTTTTTAGTTAAGTGAATATGTGCATTAGAGGTCATGGTTTTACCCATTTTGCTATGCAGCGTGTAGCTAATGGTGTGGTCACCAGGTTCAGCAATAGTGGTGATCATAAAAGGTCGATTCTGATACTCATCAATGACTGCTCCATCAACAGACCAAGATTGGGCGATAACAGAATCCAGCGGATGACCGCCGGAAACAGTAGGCCTAACCGTGATTGACATAGGGGCCCGATCAGCTAGATTGGACTTTGCAAGCCTGAGTTGAGCTCTATAAGGCACCGGTTCTTCTGCTGAGACCTGCTGATTCAATACGGTTTGATGGCCTCGTTTATCCTTGATGGTAATGGAAACAATGTACTGACCCGCCTGTAAAACTTGGACCATTGCCCTGGAAGGGGAGGCTTCATTACTGCGACCGTTCACACTTTCTGGATATGACCAGTGATAACTAAGCCCCTCAAAGCGGGTATTCATTTTTGGTGCGTCATGAGTGACCTGCAAAGCAAGGTCTGAGGGCGCTTGTGGCGTAAATTGTTTAACGGACACGGTGAAGTTTGGCCAGACATATTGCCATGGCACGTATTTTATAGTGGTTTCTTTAGACGTAGTCTCTTTATAGCCGCTGACCCATGATCGAAAAATCAATGGTTTGGTATCAATCAAATCCTGAGTAGTCGGCGTCCAATCTAGCGTTCGTCCCGATACAGTTTTACCATCAGGTAACTGCCATTCGGTAATCAAGTTATTGACACTTTGGATTGAACCCCATGACGGCCTGGCAGTGCCAGTATAGCGATAAGTCTTGCCCGTTTCGACATTGCGCGGTCCTTGTGCGTTAATAGTCGGGCTGCTCGGGGCTGTAATACCGAGATGGCTACGGATTGTTGTCCAGGAATTAGGGTCTGTTTCACTGGTATTTGAAGGTCTGGATCGTAAGGTGAGTGAGACCTTTCCTTCTGATTGCGGGGTAAATGTAATCGTTTTTCCGGTGAATCTTTCTCTGCCTGTTGACGAGTCAATCGTCCATTGATCAACAGTATCCCGAATGGCTGAACCATTATTTAGATGCTCTGCTGAAAAAGTAACCGGTTGATCTGGGTGGGCGTGGCGAGGGCCTATAATCTTAGCGACAACCTTGGCGTAGGAGAATAATTCAACCGGATCAGAGTAACTTTCTAACAAGGTGTTTTTATTAACCATTTTAACCCGGATCAACTTTTTCCCGGGCGAATCCATAGCCAGGCTATAGGCGAACGTATTGGCAGGATTGTAGTTTATCCACGTAGATCCCTCATCATCGCTTTCATACCAAGTGGCACTCTGGAGAGCGGCACGGTTGTCTAAAGTCATGTTCAGTTTTAAACGGAATGCTTTGGGCCAAGGTGCTTCACGGGTATTTGCAACTACAGTTCCTTGAATAGGAGATCCCTTAACGACTTGCACATAACGCGTTGGTGAAAGCAGTGTGCTTTCAAGCCCCTCAACCGAAGAGACTAACTCGGCAGCAGCGGTTAATTTCATGAAATGATGCCCCGATGGATTGATACGAAAAGTAGCAACTCCATCAACCAAATCCACAGATTCAGTCACCGCCTGTCTATCAGGATCATTGTTGGTCTCGGCTAGAATTTTAACGCGCCAATTACCCATCGTCTCCGGGGTGTATTTAACGCCGTTTTTTAATAACTTACCCACCCTGACCCTAACGGTAATCATTTCCGTGTCAGGCGTTTTTGTCGGCGTGTCGATAGACAGCCGCATGTTACTTTCAGTCCCGCCTACAGCCGTGATCAGGTACTCTTTAAATAGCTGTGGGTAATCTTGCCAGGCAACCCGCAACCTTAAATTCCTTTCTTCCAGCAATTTAAGCTCTGGTGTTGTAACCCAGTAACCGGCGCCATTAGAAACGTTTTCACGCTCGAAATTTTGAGCGCTATCCTGGATGGAAATTTTCATCTTGGCTGCGGTTGTGACGCCCGCTGAAACGATTGCTCGTGTTACCGCTTGGTTGAGGGGAACGTAGTATTTATTGGCAATGATTTTTTGACCCCCTCTAAGGGTTAATTCGGGAGGTGGTAGTTCATTAACGGTAACATCAAAGTGGCTGTTTTGTAAGATCATGCTAGATCCGTTGGGGAAATAGCGTTTTATCGATAAACCCAGGGTCGTTCTACCTATCTTATTTAAAGAGCCTTCTAGTTTATACTGATTAAGGGACAATTTTTTGGTCAAACTGTCTGTGCCGGTAGTCGTGACAAAGCACGCACGTTTACCCCTTGATGCTTCTATTTCAGCAGTTTGTTCGTTGTCAAATAACACACACAACGGTCCTGATAATTGCTTTAATGTTAAATTCAGTTTTTCAATGCCAATGAAAACGTTATTTTTTCCAGTAAATTCGAATTGAGATTGGATAACAGCTGTTACCCTGATGGTTTTAGTGATGGGTTTAGCGTCGTAGCGGACGCCGGATGCCCAACGAGATACCCTCGCTTGTAGTGTGTATTCACCAACAACGTAAGGATAACCCGACAACGTGGGCAAACCTGACGCATCAAAATTGGCTTGCATAGCTTGAATGTTCGTAGTTAATGTCACATAACATTTTTTTGTATCATTCTCGGCTTCGGATTGGACGCTGGTTAATGAGCAATTGGTATTGCGTAATGACTGAAGACTCGCCTGAAGATGGACTTCCCCTTGAGGAATGACTTCATGACTTACATTTAACGCGGGCAAAGTAACGTCTTCAACAGAGAAAGCCTGGGTTTTAAGCTGAGTTCCGGCTGCACCCGTAATGCTGAGTTCAGCCGTGTAGTCACCGACGGTTAGACCGGTTCCAGAGCGAGTCAAGGTGGCATTGTCACCATGAGCAAGCGATGATAAAGGCAAGGTCTCAACCGTTTGAAAACCCTTTTTAATGACTAACGAACCTGTCAAAGGGCCATTGCAGGAATAGGCTTTATAGACGGCTGAATAACGGGGTATCTCGTTGGGCAATAATTTGGGAATATCCAGGGTATTAATAACCGGCGCGGCACAAGACACCACGGTGTTTCTTATCACTTGACCCACCTTAACCATAGCGGTGCCATCGTGCTTAAATACTTCCGCGGTGATGTCATAGTTTCCGGCACCGCTTATAATTCCTGACAGTGCGGGCAAGTCCCCCGTATTATCCCGCACTAATCCAGGCGCTGAAGAGTGTAAGGTCAGATGACACTTAGACGGATCCGTCATTGCCGCAGCCAGATCAGTGGTAAATGGACAATTGATCTGCGTTGGGTGGGTTAATTTAGCCTGTACA
This genomic interval carries:
- a CDS encoding Ig-like domain-containing protein; translation: MPKTSFRKNSDSPHTNIKQITSVLSGTTPVIVTLRNDGSLFEGSTQRSTGIKKIQTVVYGNCGSSCVNSYVILSLRYDNSLWAFRGNTNLPDGSGRFTTTAFRKVLDNVKDVSATEGALSVNNVVLATLNDGSLWSAGRGTSTGQNGDGSTFTPYWKQVFDQVSFTSIGIYHSLALRTNGTIWVTGDNPTGLHGLSHTDGTQFWTRTGLIRPNKVQNLNATDGTEYGRILITWTPSPDATKYDLYRSFRSGDKGSLLASNLTSASFVHNTGLSSTHQFYTVVAKNDEQPGNILFSPDSDQDVGFGKIVPILTDVTTSQGTSTGNIRLQWPSHPDATGYEIWRASSPTAPPTKIATLTSVPVSSYQDSTVQGVASYFYTLKVIVGSLIGPQSNLAEGWANAPPTTAVLTLSAGSTVASDLTLPTIIDPNVTAGKSEAFTYSITEQPTAGTLSIDSGSFLYTPPADGKFSGTLSFKFRVTDKGGATLVSNGTINVLCDNPTISSLSLPVSSVLQAAPFYADATYSFPECSTNSRVKLDVLDGNSVEVVSGINQSTPKGINQVRPFLSHGIASLGTYIVRLTAASDSGSTSRTALLTVNAINLPNLTVSPSQQVIINETHVQAKLTHPTQINCPFTTDLAAAMTDPSKCHLTLHSSAPGLVRDNTGDLPALSGIISGAGNYDITAEVFKHDGTAMVKVGQVIRNTVVSCAAPVINTLDIPKLLPNEIPRYSAVYKAYSCNGPLTGSLVIKKGFQTVETLPLSSLAHGDNATLTRSGTGLTVGDYTAELSITGAAGTQLKTQAFSVEDVTLPALNVSHEVIPQGEVHLQASLQSLRNTNCSLTSVQSEAENDTKKCYVTLTTNIQAMQANFDASGLPTLSGYPYVVGEYTLQARVSRWASGVRYDAKPITKTIRVTAVIQSQFEFTGKNNVFIGIEKLNLTLKQLSGPLCVLFDNEQTAEIEASRGKRACFVTTTGTDSLTKKLSLNQYKLEGSLNKIGRTTLGLSIKRYFPNGSSMILQNSHFDVTVNELPPPELTLRGGQKIIANKYYVPLNQAVTRAIVSAGVTTAAKMKISIQDSAQNFERENVSNGAGYWVTTPELKLLEERNLRLRVAWQDYPQLFKEYLITAVGGTESNMRLSIDTPTKTPDTEMITVRVRVGKLLKNGVKYTPETMGNWRVKILAETNNDPDRQAVTESVDLVDGVATFRINPSGHHFMKLTAAAELVSSVEGLESTLLSPTRYVQVVKGSPIQGTVVANTREAPWPKAFRLKLNMTLDNRAALQSATWYESDDEGSTWINYNPANTFAYSLAMDSPGKKLIRVKMVNKNTLLESYSDPVELFSYAKVVAKIIGPRHAHPDQPVTFSAEHLNNGSAIRDTVDQWTIDSSTGRERFTGKTITFTPQSEGKVSLTLRSRPSNTSETDPNSWTTIRSHLGITAPSSPTINAQGPRNVETGKTYRYTGTARPSWGSIQSVNNLITEWQLPDGKTVSGRTLDWTPTTQDLIDTKPLIFRSWVSGYKETTSKETTIKYVPWQYVWPNFTVSVKQFTPQAPSDLALQVTHDAPKMNTRFEGLSYHWSYPESVNGRSNEASPSRAMVQVLQAGQYIVSITIKDKRGHQTVLNQQVSAEEPVPYRAQLRLAKSNLADRAPMSITVRPTVSGGHPLDSVIAQSWSVDGAVIDEYQNRPFMITTIAEPGDHTISYTLHSKMGKTMTSNAHIHLTKNQLPTCELISKPNSFVVYVESKCTDPDGKVIGYSWRVNDQPIGSTSYRISFSKSGQPQSAKVTIIAMDDAKELSVPVSIHVNY
- a CDS encoding IS91 family transposase; this encodes MILLSTVIETFEADLLGHYQDSLLPSHRQALAAMKHCRTSQSPVMLAKCDDCDSQRFVPHSCGHRNCPHCQSHESQQWLERQLQRQVPAEYFLVTFTLPKELRALAWQQQRTLYSLMTGCSWETLKTFTQNDPQLKGNAGAITVLHTHSRRLDYHPHVHCVIPAAAIDTEKRLWRTKRGKKGQDKKQTGYLFNHKALAKVFRAKLLEAITQAGLDLPHRYPEKWVVDVKSVGSGDKALVYLGRYLYKGVIQEKDIVACRDGQVTFRYQDSKTRQMRTRTLPGAQFLWLILRHVLPKGFRRTRNFGFLHPNSKRLIGLLQYLLGLNPNRALAWLRKRPVLTCACCGGEMRIVKTRILPILRSQTMPAGQPG